In Lotus japonicus ecotype B-129 chromosome 5, LjGifu_v1.2, one genomic interval encodes:
- the LOC130717447 gene encoding UDP-rhamnose/UDP-galactose transporter 2, which produces MESEKKSSAISDVGAWAMNIVSSVGIIMANKQLMSNNGYAFSFATTLTGFHFAVTALVGLVSNATGYSASKHVPLWELLWFSAIANVSITGMNLSLMLNSVGFYQISKLSMIPVVCVMEWILHSKNYSREVKMSVMVVVIGVGVCTVTDVKVNLKGFVCACLAILSTSLQQISIGSLQKKYSIGSFELLSKTAPIQAVSLLVLGPFIDYYLSAKLITNYKMSSGAILFILLSCTLAVFCNVSQYLCIGRFSAVSFQVLGHMKTVCVLTLGWLLFDSELTFKNIMGMVLAVVGMVIYSWAVEVEKQSNAKTLPHSKNSLTEEEIRLLKAGVENNPLKDVELGEAKG; this is translated from the exons ATGGAGAGCGAAAAGAAATCGTCGGCAATATCTGATGTGGGAGCATGGGCTATGAACATTGTCAGCTCCGTTGGAATTATCATGGCTAATAAACAGCTCATGTCCAACAATGGCTATGCTTTCAGCTTCG CTACTACATTGACTGGGTTCCACTTTGCTGTAACTGCTCTCGTGGGTCTAGTGTCAAATGCTACCGGTTATTCTGCGTCAAAGCATGTTCCTTTGTGGGAGCTTCTTTGGTTCTCAGCGATTGCCAATGTGTCTATCACGGGGATGAACCTCAGCCTCATGCTCAACTCTGTTGGATTCTACCAA ATATCAAAACTAAGCATGATTCCGGTGGTCTGTGTGATGGAATGGATCCTTCACAGCAAGAACTACTCAAGGGAAGTGAAAATGTCAGTCATGGTTGTGGTTATTGGTGTTGGTGTTTGCACTGTAACTGATGTAAAAGTCAACCTCAAAGGTTTCGTGTGTGCCTGCCTAGCAATTTTGTCAACATCTTTACAGCAAATT TCAATTGGTTCTCTACAAAAGAAATATTCGATTGGATCTTTTGAATTGTTGAGTAAAACTGCTCCTATTCAAGCCGTCTCTCTTCTAGTTCTTGGTCCATTTATTGATTACTACCTTAGCGCCAAGTTGATAACCAACTATAAAATGTCTTCCGGTGCCATT TTATTCATTCTTCTTTCGTGCACCCTAGCTGTATTTTGCAATGTGAGTCAGTACCTTTGCATTGGGCGCTTCTCAGCTGTTTCCTTCCAGGTTTTAGGCCACATGAAAACAGTTTGTGTTCTCACGTTGgggtggttgctatttgattcAGAGCTAACTTTCAAGAATATCATGGGAATGgttcttgcagttgttggcaTGGTAATTTATAGTTGGGCTGTGGAGGTTGAAAAGCAGTCAAACGCCAAGACTCTTCCTCATTCGAAAAACAGCCTAACGGAAGAAGAAATAAGACTATTGAAGGCTGGAGTAGAAAACAACCCGTTGAAGGATGTTGAACTTGGTGAGGCCAAAGGTTAG
- the LOC130717290 gene encoding uncharacterized protein LOC130717290, producing the protein MTEPYLYEEDLLVDAACGSGNVEPSNIIPWVPPPISVDATHLFTTDQDVLFLKQYVIIEHIFDTRDELEQWAKNVGKANGYVLVIARSDYAISGGKVFVTIKCVKHGIYRPYKDPNTFKYKKTASQKADCKFNLKGRPAKGDRMWRLKVMDGKHNHEPAKSLVGHPYVGRLTEEEKGLVGTMTSTWTPPRQILAALKENNPGNLTTITQVYSCNKRFKK; encoded by the exons ATGACTGAACCGTACCTATATGAAGAAGATTTACTGGTTGATGCCGCATGCGGTTCTGGAAATGTTGAGCCTAGCAATATCATTCCGTGGGTGCCCCCTCCTATAAGCGTGGACGCCACacatttatttacaactgatcag GATGTTTTATTTCTAAAGCAATATGTTATCATTGAACATATATTTGATACTCGTGATGAGCTTGAACAATGGGCTAAGAATGTTGGAAAGGCGAATGGTTATGTGCTGGTGATCGCAAGGTCTGACTATGCTATAAGTGGAGGAAAGGTATTTGTTACTATTAAGTGTGTGAAGCATGGTATTTACAGGCCATACAAGGACCCGAATACATTCAAGTACAAAAAGACCGCATCACAAAAAGCCGATTGTAAGTTTAATCTCAAAGGACGACCTGCGAAGGGTGATAGAATGTGGCGGCTGAAAGTGATGGATGGtaaacacaaccatgaaccagctaaatCACTAGTTGGCCACCCCTACGTTGGTCGACTAACAGAGGAAGAGAAGGGGCTTGTGGGCACCATGACTAGTACTTGGACTCCACCGAGACAAATACTAGCGgcattgaaggaaaacaatccagGTAACTTGACTACAATCACTCAAGTTTACAGTTGCAACAAAAGGTTTAAAAAATAG
- the LOC130717288 gene encoding uncharacterized protein LOC130717288: MVGQPASVRNLEERFQHSGETISRQFHSVLNAVCGLARDIIKPIDSSFSDVPDEIKNDVRYYPYFKDCIGAIDGTHIRVCVPPQLQTTYIGRKGYTTTNVMAACDFNMCFTFVWAGWEGSAHDAKIFMEALRRPSLHFPHPPHGKYYLVDAGYPTFMGFLGPYKKNRYHLPQFRNGPRITGRVEVFNYYHSSLRNVIERSFGCCKAKWKILGSMPSYDLKTQNKIITACMALHNFIRRNDRSDEEFDANYENEDGGGENEAGPSTVTWEEPDFQSSLQMEQIREHIKNMFPTRV; this comes from the exons ATGGTGGGTCAACCAGCTTCTGTTCGCAATTTAGAGGAGAGATTCCAACATTCTGGAGAAACAATATCTAGACAGTTTCATAGCGTCCTAAATGCTGTTTGTGGACTTGCAAGAGACATAATTAAACCTATTGACTCATCATTTAGTGATGTTCCTGATGAGATTAAGAATGATGTCAGATATTACCCTTATTTTAAAGATTGCATTGGTGCAATAGATGGTACTCACATAAGAGTTTGTGTTCCTCCTCAACTCCAGACAACTTATATTGGTAGGAAAGGTTACACTACCACTAATGTCATGGCTGCTTGTGATTTCAACATGTGTTTCACCTTTGTCTGGGCTGGGTGGGAGGGTTCTGCACATGATGCTAAGATTTTTATGGAGGCTCTGCGTAGACCATCATTGCATTTTCCCCATCCTCCTCATG gTAAATATTATCTTGTTGATGCGGGATACCCTACTTTTATGGGTTTTCTAGGGCCATACAAAAAAAATAGGTATCATCTTCCGCAATTCAGAAATGGACCTAGAATAACAGGGAGAGTTGAGGTGTTCAACTATTATCATTCTAGTCTTCGCAATGTGATTGAACGATCATTTGGTTGTTGCAAAGCAAAATGGAAGATACTAGGTAGTATGCCTTCTTATGATTTGAAGACACAAAACAAAATCATTACGGCTTGTATGGCTTTGCATAACTTTATTAGAAGAAATGATAGAAGTGATGAAGAATTTGATGCAAATTATGAAAATgaagatggaggaggagaaaatGAAGCTGGCCCAAGTACTGTTACATGGGAGGAACCTGATTTTCAAAGTTCCTTGCAAATGGAGCAAATTAGGGAACACATCAAAAATATGTTTCCAACACGAGTTTAG